The Paenibacillus thermoaerophilus genomic interval AGGTTAATGACGATCGGCTGACGATTAAAAGCATGGATGGCGATCAACCCGCTTATCTGATTGCGCACTATGACCGGTTTAGCACGTCCCAGCTTTTGACCAGCGGGGAGACGGTCGTCTTCGCCGATTTTGAATCCAATACCGACATTGTCAAAAAAGTGACGCCGGCGGATGTCAAAGGCGAGGTAAGCCGCGTTCAATCGGGCAACGGGCATTCTCTTAAGCTTCAATACGACTTTACCGGCGGGGACAAGGTAACCAAGGCTTTATACGCTCAATTTGGCCCCGAAGGTCAGAAGATAACAGGAAATCCGTCCGGCATGACCTTAAAAGTGAAAGGCGATAACAGCCATAACTGGATCCGCGCGGAATTTAAGGACGCTGCCGGTCAAGTAAAATGGGTAGACATTACGCGGGATACGAACTGGTCCGATTGGAAAACGGTGCATGTTCCGTTGAACCTCTCGAATATGCAGCAGCCTCTGAAGCTGAACCGGATCTATGTCGTGAATCCGGCCAACGGCCAAGAAACCCGGGCGTTAACCGGAGCGGTAGAGATCGACGACGTCTGGCTCCATTACCCGCCTAAAGCCGATCAAACCCGCAATGAAGTGGAGCTGGTGATCGACAAGCCGACGTTAAAGGTGAATGGGAACACTCTTCGGCTGGACCAAGCCCCGGTTATCGACCGAGGCAATACGCTGGTGCCGCTGCGTTTCGTCGTAGAGGCGATGGGCGGTCAAGTGATCTGGAACGATACAGCCGCGGGACGAAGCGTGCAAGTGCTGCTGGGTTCGAACTATGCGCATATGTGGTTGGGCAGCGAACGGATGGCCCTCAACGGCAAAGCCGTTACCGCGGAGGTGCCGCCTCAGCTGATGAACGAACGCACGATGGTGCCCCTTCGCGTGCTGGCCGAATCGATGGGCTGGACGGTCGAATGGGACGGCGAAACACGGACAGTTACGCTCAAGTAAAGCCATTTGATGCCGGACCTGCTATAATAGATTCCGAGATTGCTAGATGTCGCCAACCGGGTGACAAGCGGGAGGTACGGAATGAGTCAGCGAAACAAATGGAAATGGGCAGGCAGCATTGCGGTGCTGGGATTAGGCATGTGGATCGGCGGAGCGATCACGACGGACGCGAGCTCGCCGACGCAGCCCGGATCGCCGGACGACCCGCTCGTAACGAAAAGTTACGTCGATAAATTGTTGGCCGGAGGCAGCGGGGGGTCCGTAAGCGCGGACAAGGCGATCCAGGAGCTTCAAGCCGAGCTTGAGAAGGCGAAACAGGAGCTGAAGAAGATTGTCGACCAGGCCGGCGGGATCGGCGGCAGCACGGCGCCTGCGGCCGGATTAAAGGTCGAAGTGCTGAAACCCGGCATGAAGCTGTTTGGCGGCGAAGGCGCGACCGTGATCGTCCGCAATGGCGATGTCAGAGCGATCAGCACCGACGGCAACGGCATACCGGACGTCACGGCTGGAGAAGATATTCAAGACGGTCAGACGGTCGGATTAAACCATATGCTGCTGTTCCCTCGGGACGGAACCCGCGGCATTACGCCGGGACCGCAGCAAAAGGACGACGTGTACGTAATCGTGCAGGGGCCTTATGTAATCATCCCATAAAGCCTCGCGGAATACGCCAATTTCGCCTTGACAGCGTTCGGAAGCTTTGACAACGATTCATACGGGTGCCGCGGCGCCGATCAGCCATACTAGATCTATACCACTCAAGGAGGTCAATGCAAATGGCGAATCGGCGCAATAAATTGGTACCGGGCTGTGAGAAGGCGATTGACGATTGGAAATACGAGATCGCGGCGGAATTGGGTTTGGCGGTTGGACCGCAGTCTCCCGCCAACCTGAACACGGAATTTGCGACGGAGCTGGGCGCGGTTCCCGTTGGCTCGGTTCGATCCGATTATTGGGGACATTTGTCTTCCCGCGAAACGGGAGCGGTCGGCGGATCGATCACGAAACGACTCGTGGAAATGGCCGAACAATCGAATCGCGGATAGTGACAAATTCGGGCATATTTAACGTTGACAGGCCTCATTTCGTTGTGTATGATGAATATTCGAAGGTTAACGAAGAGACGACCTTTTCCTATTGGAAAAGGTTCATTTTTTATGTAAACCAG includes:
- a CDS encoding alpha/beta-type small acid-soluble spore protein, which translates into the protein MANRRNKLVPGCEKAIDDWKYEIAAELGLAVGPQSPANLNTEFATELGAVPVGSVRSDYWGHLSSRETGAVGGSITKRLVEMAEQSNRG